One Rhizobiales bacterium GAS188 DNA window includes the following coding sequences:
- a CDS encoding 2-dehydro-3-deoxyglucarate aldolase/4-hydroxy-2-oxoheptanedioate aldolase, whose translation MDILDNPFRRLLKGEHVPFGTWVMSGATSTAEALGSLGFDWILVDMEHTPIDVRDAYHILQALGGTGAAPIVRIAWNDQILVKRLMDAGAQTLMFPFVQNPEEARAAVSFTRYPVPGNGQAGRRGFAGFHRGNRYGTVPDYAQRANEAAFVIVQIETPEAAERLEAIAAVEGVDAIFLGPADLAANMGHVGNMEEKAVQAKIAEVAKRCRAIGKPCGIVGPTPEVVQRYIGYGYDYVAIASDMGMMMAQARAFMAAVKPALAK comes from the coding sequence ATGGATATCTTGGACAATCCTTTCCGCCGGCTCCTGAAAGGCGAGCATGTGCCTTTCGGCACTTGGGTGATGTCCGGGGCGACGTCGACGGCCGAGGCCCTGGGCTCGCTCGGCTTCGACTGGATCCTGGTCGATATGGAGCACACGCCGATCGATGTGCGCGACGCCTATCACATCCTCCAGGCGCTCGGCGGCACCGGCGCGGCGCCGATCGTGCGCATCGCCTGGAACGACCAGATCCTGGTGAAGCGCCTGATGGATGCGGGCGCGCAGACCCTGATGTTTCCCTTCGTGCAGAACCCTGAGGAGGCGCGGGCGGCCGTATCCTTCACGCGCTATCCGGTGCCCGGCAATGGGCAAGCCGGCCGGCGCGGCTTTGCGGGCTTCCATCGCGGCAACCGCTATGGCACCGTGCCGGATTACGCGCAGCGCGCCAATGAGGCGGCCTTCGTCATCGTGCAGATCGAGACCCCGGAGGCGGCCGAGCGGCTCGAGGCCATTGCGGCGGTCGAAGGCGTCGACGCCATCTTCCTCGGTCCCGCCGATCTTGCGGCCAATATGGGCCATGTCGGCAATATGGAGGAGAAGGCGGTGCAGGCGAAGATCGCCGAGGTCGCCAAGCGCTGCCGGGCCATCGGCAAGCCCTGCGGCATCGTCGGGCCGACGCCGGAGGTGGTGCAGCGCTATATCGGCTATGGCTATGATTACGTCGCCATCGCCTCCGATATGGGGATGATGATGGCGCAGGCGCGCGCCTTCATGGCGGCCGTCAAGCCGGCGCTCGCCAAATGA
- a CDS encoding N6-L-threonylcarbamoyladenine synthase: MIRVLGIETSCDETAAAVVALNDDGSRQILANEVLSQIAAHAPYGGVVPEIAARHHVEALDQIVARALATAKLALKDVDAVAVAAGPGLIGGLIVGVTTAKTLALVAKKPFIAVNHLEAHALTARLTHAVAFPFLLLLASGGHTALVAARDVGDYVRLGSTIDDAIGEAFDKAAKLLGLPYPGGPSVEKAAETGDAERFDLPRPLIGRPGCDFSLSGLKTALRLASERIQPLTATDIADLCASFQAAIVDVVDDRTRRGLQAFAQIAGKSLGAKSLAAKSLAAKPSALVVAGGVAANGPLRQVLSRLAAEAGLKFVAPPLELCGDNAAMIAWAGIERLRRGLVDDLTAPARARWPLGEEIERRAPNAAREAAPG; encoded by the coding sequence ATGATTCGTGTTCTTGGCATCGAGACGAGCTGCGACGAGACGGCCGCCGCCGTGGTCGCGCTCAATGACGACGGCAGCCGGCAGATCCTCGCTAATGAGGTGCTGTCGCAGATCGCCGCGCATGCGCCCTATGGCGGCGTGGTGCCTGAGATCGCGGCCCGCCATCATGTCGAGGCCCTCGACCAGATCGTCGCCCGGGCGCTGGCCACCGCCAAGCTCGCCCTCAAGGACGTCGATGCCGTCGCGGTCGCGGCCGGACCGGGCCTGATCGGTGGGCTGATCGTCGGCGTCACCACGGCGAAGACCTTGGCGCTCGTGGCCAAGAAGCCGTTCATCGCCGTCAACCATCTCGAGGCCCATGCGCTCACCGCCAGGCTGACGCATGCGGTCGCATTCCCGTTCCTGCTGCTGCTCGCCTCCGGTGGCCACACCGCGCTCGTAGCCGCTCGCGACGTCGGCGACTATGTGCGTCTCGGCTCGACCATCGACGATGCTATCGGCGAGGCCTTCGACAAGGCCGCGAAACTGCTCGGACTTCCCTATCCGGGAGGTCCGTCAGTCGAGAAGGCCGCCGAGACGGGCGATGCCGAGCGCTTCGACCTGCCGCGCCCGCTGATCGGCAGGCCGGGCTGCGATTTCTCGCTGTCCGGGCTCAAGACGGCCCTGCGCCTCGCCTCCGAGCGCATCCAGCCCTTGACCGCGACCGACATCGCCGATCTCTGCGCCTCCTTCCAGGCGGCGATCGTGGATGTGGTGGACGATCGGACACGGCGCGGCCTGCAGGCCTTCGCGCAGATCGCCGGTAAATCTTTGGGTGCCAAGTCCTTAGCTGCCAAGTCCTTAGCTGCGAAGCCTTCGGCCCTCGTGGTTGCGGGCGGCGTCGCTGCCAATGGCCCGCTGCGCCAGGTCCTGTCGCGGCTTGCGGCGGAAGCAGGCCTCAAATTCGTGGCGCCGCCCCTCGAGCTTTGCGGCGACAATGCCGCAATGATCGCCTGGGCCGGCATCGAGCGGCTGCGGCGGGGCCTCGTCGACGATCTCACGGCGCCAGCGCGCGCCCGTTGGCCGCTCGGCGAGGAGATCGAGCGTCGCGCCCCGAATGCCGCACGAGAAGCCGCACCGGGATGA
- a CDS encoding glycerol-3-phosphate dehydrogenase (NAD(P)+), with product MRDFATLGVVGAGAWGTALANAAARADRRVLLFARDPAQAEAMRRLRENEARLPGLRLDAAVAATSDLALLAGVEALLVAVPAQAVRGVCEALAAIVAERCPVIICAKGIERGTQSFMTDIVAQTLPRALPAVLSGPSFAADVAAGLPTAVVIGAPEPDLAAGLAEALSSRSLRLYHTTDARGVEIGGAGKNVLAIAAGMVEGRGLGDSAKAALVARGFAELRRFAAAHGARPETLMGLSGLGDLMLSAATPKSRNFAFGLALGRGEPPNTATHGKLTEGAFTASVLCEMARRVGIDMPVSEAVAAILDAKLSIDAAIDDLMNRPVRSEE from the coding sequence ATGCGCGATTTTGCGACACTTGGCGTCGTCGGGGCCGGCGCCTGGGGCACAGCGCTCGCCAATGCGGCGGCACGCGCCGATCGCCGCGTGCTCCTCTTTGCCCGGGACCCGGCGCAGGCCGAGGCCATGCGCCGCCTGCGCGAGAACGAGGCACGGCTACCTGGCCTTCGTCTCGATGCGGCGGTTGCGGCGACCTCCGATCTCGCTTTGCTCGCCGGCGTCGAAGCGCTCCTCGTCGCGGTGCCGGCCCAGGCGGTGCGCGGCGTCTGCGAAGCCCTTGCGGCGATCGTTGCCGAGCGCTGCCCGGTGATCATCTGCGCCAAGGGAATCGAGCGCGGCACACAAAGCTTCATGACCGATATCGTGGCACAAACCTTGCCGCGCGCCCTGCCGGCGGTCCTTTCGGGCCCGAGCTTCGCGGCCGATGTCGCGGCCGGCCTGCCGACCGCGGTGGTGATCGGGGCGCCGGAGCCGGACCTCGCCGCCGGCCTCGCCGAGGCCCTGTCGTCGCGCAGCTTGCGGCTCTACCACACGACCGATGCGCGCGGCGTCGAGATCGGCGGGGCCGGCAAGAACGTGCTCGCCATCGCGGCCGGCATGGTCGAGGGACGCGGCCTCGGCGACAGCGCCAAGGCGGCGCTGGTGGCGCGCGGCTTCGCGGAGCTGCGCCGTTTCGCCGCGGCCCATGGCGCGAGGCCCGAGACCCTGATGGGGCTGTCCGGCCTCGGCGATCTGATGCTCTCGGCCGCGACCCCAAAATCGCGCAATTTCGCCTTCGGCCTGGCGCTCGGCCGCGGCGAGCCGCCGAACACCGCGACGCATGGCAAGCTCACCGAGGGGGCCTTCACGGCGAGTGTGCTGTGCGAGATGGCGCGGCGCGTCGGCATCGACATGCCGGTCAGCGAGGCGGTGGCTGCCATCCTCGATGCCAAGCTCTCGATCGATGCGGCCATCGACGACTTGATGAACCGCCCCGTGAGGTCCGAAGAATGA
- a CDS encoding hydroxymethylbilane synthase: MIKLGTRGSPLALAQTTELRERLIQTDSAPADIIEVVVIRTTGDRITDWALAEVGGKGLFTKEIDKALIDRRIDIAVHSAKDLPTILPQELAIAGYLPREDARDVLIAPSFGSLAALPIGARIGTASVRREAQLKRLRPDLTVSLLRGNVETRLRKLAEGECDATLLALAGLKRLGLVDRATQILDTTSFLPAVGQGAIALVMRRDDAAIAARLAPVLDAPTATALAAERAFLNELEGSCRTPIAGNAHVEGANLLFRGLALRQDGADAVEVARQGAPQDAARLGADAAAELLARLPAGVLAARE; the protein is encoded by the coding sequence GTGATCAAACTCGGAACCCGCGGCAGCCCGCTTGCCCTCGCCCAGACGACGGAGCTGCGGGAGCGGCTGATCCAAACCGATTCGGCGCCCGCCGACATCATCGAGGTCGTGGTCATCCGCACCACGGGCGACCGCATCACCGATTGGGCGCTGGCGGAGGTCGGCGGCAAAGGCCTGTTCACCAAAGAGATCGACAAGGCGCTCATCGACCGGCGCATCGACATCGCGGTGCATTCCGCCAAGGACCTGCCGACCATCCTGCCCCAGGAGCTCGCCATCGCGGGCTATCTGCCCCGTGAGGATGCGCGCGATGTCCTCATCGCTCCGAGCTTCGGCAGCCTTGCGGCGCTGCCGATCGGCGCGCGCATCGGCACGGCCTCGGTGCGCCGCGAGGCGCAGCTCAAGAGGCTGCGTCCCGACCTGACGGTCAGCCTGCTGCGCGGCAATGTCGAGACGCGCCTGCGCAAGCTCGCCGAAGGTGAATGCGACGCGACCCTGCTGGCGCTCGCAGGTCTCAAGCGGCTCGGTCTCGTCGACAGGGCGACGCAGATCCTCGACACCACAAGCTTCCTTCCGGCCGTCGGCCAGGGCGCCATCGCGCTGGTGATGCGGCGCGACGATGCAGCCATCGCGGCGCGCCTCGCGCCCGTCCTCGATGCGCCGACCGCGACGGCGCTCGCCGCCGAGCGCGCCTTCCTCAATGAGCTTGAGGGCTCCTGCCGCACTCCGATTGCCGGCAATGCGCATGTGGAAGGGGCGAACCTGCTTTTCCGTGGCCTCGCCTTGCGCCAGGACGGCGCCGATGCGGTCGAGGTGGCGCGCCAAGGCGCCCCGCAGGATGCCGCAAGACTTGGCGCCGATGCGGCGGCCGAGCTGCTGGCACGCCTGCCCGCCGGGGTCCTCGCGGCGCGGGAATGA
- a CDS encoding uroporphyrinogen-III synthase: protein MKILVLRPQPAAARTARALARSGHEAIIAPLIVIAPAPGSRLLPLPADSTYAAVIAASANALAMLDAESSARLAGLPALLVGARTARAAAAIGLRPLAPAFRTARELAAALPDLPLRGPLLYLTGHDRRPEIETALRQGRYAFTLAEVYSADIAPRLPPIAETALRQAGLDAVLHYSARSATAYIGLAREAGVLDQALTPLQLCLSAEVAQVLLAAGASRVEIPASPDEAHLLALLGSPSGP from the coding sequence GTGAAGATCCTTGTGCTCCGTCCGCAACCTGCCGCGGCGCGCACCGCGCGGGCGCTCGCGCGGTCGGGGCATGAGGCGATCATTGCGCCGCTCATCGTCATTGCGCCCGCGCCCGGGAGCCGGCTCTTGCCGCTTCCCGCCGATTCGACTTATGCGGCCGTGATTGCCGCGAGCGCCAATGCGCTGGCGATGCTCGACGCCGAAAGCAGCGCCAGGCTCGCCGGCCTGCCGGCGCTGCTGGTCGGCGCCCGCACGGCGCGCGCCGCCGCGGCGATCGGCTTGCGGCCCCTGGCGCCGGCCTTCCGCACGGCCCGTGAGCTCGCCGCCGCCCTCCCCGACCTGCCGTTGCGCGGGCCTCTCCTCTATCTGACGGGTCACGACCGACGTCCCGAGATCGAAACAGCGCTGCGGCAAGGTCGCTACGCCTTCACGCTTGCCGAGGTCTACTCGGCCGATATCGCGCCTCGCCTGCCCCCCATCGCCGAAACGGCCTTGCGCCAGGCCGGTCTCGACGCCGTTCTGCATTATTCGGCGCGTTCGGCCACGGCCTATATCGGGCTTGCCCGCGAGGCCGGCGTGCTGGATCAGGCCCTCACGCCGCTTCAGCTCTGTCTGTCCGCGGAGGTCGCTCAGGTTCTCCTCGCGGCGGGCGCCTCGCGCGTCGAGATTCCCGCCTCGCCCGACGAAGCGCATCTCCTGGCGCTGCTCGGGAGCCCATCCGGGCCTTGA